The genomic stretch CTAATAtcatataattaaatacgATGATTACGATTTTGTatatcatatatttttttgcaatggttttaatatattgaaaTGTGGGTGTCGGAACGCGCTAAACGTCAACATTTAAACCTCTATTAGCTCTTATCggacattttaaattattattctcCTTATATTAAGTTTACTTTAACTCCAGATCGCATATTGGGGTTGAGTAGCTGAATATCATTTGTTCTTTTTGCTACTTACTGTGACTGGATACACATCAGTAGACTCTTCAACATTTcactatttttttcaagtTCATGTTTCAGAAGCGAGTATAGTTTTATTGCTTTGTTTTTTGAGACCTAAATtctatgtttattttcctttttaccGAGACTGCTCCTTCGAATGTTTCCAATCCCACTGGCGTCGACCCGTATTTATATGTCCAAAACACTTCTCCAAATTGGTTATATAGTATCGATATCTATTCACTTATATCTATTTTCTCGTTTACTTGtgtgtttaatattttttcttcgAATGCGTTTGCGTCGAGAACGTATTGGTCTTGTCCTTCCATTATTGACACTGTCATCATTATTGGCATATTGTATATGCTACGCAGctctatttttatttttacttaccTGAGTGGTACTCCTTTGTGCCACAACATGTAGGACGAGTATGTGAACTCTTCTGATTCCTGTAGGTTCTAATACATTATGTTTgtctttattttttactgGTTTGCGATATTGCGATAGTGATGCCAGTGCTGCGAACGAGCACGCTCCTAGGAGGTTTCCATCGTCTTGTAGCACGTGCACATATACTCTTAACGCCCACACCtaatgatttttaattttctcaCACATACCTCCTTTCCGCTCTTTACGCACAGCGTTTCTAGATCCAAAAATGACGACTccttaaatatattttcaaggAAATATATTAAGTTATTCTCCGAGTCTGAGGTTTTTCCTGGATCATAGTTTTCCGACGTGAATGGTGAGAGTTCCACATTAAAGTAGAGAAATCCTTCGTTTGGTCTTTCAAAATTCGGCTCTACTATTTCTTGCGATATGCAGCAAAACACTACTGTATTTCCGAACGATATTGTTACCTATccactaatttttttccttgttcttcttaCGCTTCCTGGTGATCCGTTGAACTCTATACTCACGTGGCGGTGAGAATCCAGCGACCTTCCATCTATTCTCAGGCCTTTTTTCAGGCACTCTTGTCCTATTAACAACGTCGACACGTCCGGACTAATGTTCTGTATAAAATCAATCTCGTTATCTTCCCTCAACATATTTTTGGATTGTGTATCTTATATCATTCTGCAATaatctttattttccaaaATTAATTGCAATATGTTAATacttactttattttaactatttataatgttgtattactatttattcacccacatatttaaacttgCACCTTACTTAttgtgtattaaattttgtaattaGATTACATTTTCTATCATTTTGTGGTCTAACCGTTTTACATTGGAGCTTTACCTTTACTccatgtgtgtgtatgaaAATGTGTTTCCGTCATCTGCGAATCCTCCCTCCGTCTTCACCTCCTCGTTGCCCGTCTGCTTACTCtccactgctgctgcctCTATTTCCTTGCGATATTGATCTCTGTTTTTGAATAAGTTTGCTATGTTCTTGATCATGGCCTTTGTGTTCACTCTTTTCCACAGCCTAGTGAACACTGAGCTCATTGCCATGTCCAGCCTGTGCAGTATTTTGAATTGCCTTTTTAGCAGAGTCCAGCTTGCGTACGCTCCCATGGGTATCATCATGTACGGCCCCGTCAGCGCCAGTATTGTCGACGAGAAAACGTCTCTTATTGCCACTGAGCTCGCTGACAGCGCCAGTGTTGACACTGGCTCCACTGTGCAGTGGACGCTCGGGGGCTTAACCAGGTACCAGCACGTTTCTATTGGCGGGTGTCCCATGTCCACTGCGTGCTGCGCTATGTCCATGCACTCCAGCACTGTGTACGTTGCCATTGTTCCCAGCGCCAGAGCTGAGAACATCACCTTCGTgttgttcttcttcctctcctTTATCCACTCTGCTGTAAAGTTCCCGAAAT from Theileria orientalis strain Shintoku DNA, chromosome 1, complete genome encodes the following:
- a CDS encoding exosome complex exonuclease produces the protein MLREDNEIDFIQNISPDVSTLLIGQECLKKGLRIDGRSLDSHRHVSIEFNGSPGSVTISFGNTVVFCCISQEIVEPNFERPNEGFLYFNVELSPFTSENYDPGKTSDSENNLIYFLENIFKESSFLDLETLCVKSGKEVWALRVYVHVLQDDGNLLGACSFAALASLSQYRKPNLQESEEFTYSSYMLWHKGVPLSIYNMPIMMTVSIMEGQDQYVLDANAFEEKILNTQISILYNQFGEVFWTYKYGSTPVGLETFEGAVSVSKNKAIKLYSLLKHELEKNSEMLKSLLMCIQSQ